From the Lysinibacillus fusiformis genome, the window TATCATCAAGTAAAGGGGCTAAAAAGGAGGTAACATAGTCCATTGCGAATGTTGCATCTTTACGGTACAACTCGATTAATAAACAATCGGACGCGAGATTCTTATAATGACAGCTAGGTAGCATATCGATTCCAGCGAAAATATTGGCAAAAAAAGCTTCGCGTAATGCCATTGGGAATCCTGTCTGGGTATCATAGCAACTGCTATAACCGAACGTGAATGTATCAGTAGAAATGGCATATAATGTTAGCCATTCATGTAACACCTTTTCAAATTGGAACTGCTGAGATGGATTTGTCATGATGATAAAAAGGCTTTGTTTATAGGAACAAATCAGACCTGATTTTAATAGTGGCTCCAACGAATAAAAGGACTGCATCCAGCTTTGATGGATTGTATCACTTGCCCGTAAATTTGCTATAAATACATATCTCTCAAAGGGCTTATTGAGCTGTTGTAAAATGGATTTGATTTGCTCCTGTGTTACATCTTCCTCCATTAACCTTCGTAAAATCGTCTCTAAAAAGTAGGAATAATCCTGTGTCTTAGCATAGGCCATCGTTTCTAAAATGATTTTTTCAAAAAACTCATCTCCACCAAAGCGCAATATAGGGAAATTTTGCTGCTCCGCATACGACAAAACTTCTTCAGGTAATTCCTTAAAAATAACAGGCTTATAAGCTAAAGCACTCGCCCCAAGCTCAATTAGATTTTTAACAGCATTTAATAAATACTCAGGCTCTTGTTTTGCAAATAATAAACTACTTAACACAACACTGTTGGGTGTAAAGACAGTATCTCTGACATGGTGTATATCAGGTGAAAATTCAAAATCTAAAATCTCTACATTTTGAACAGCTTTATGTAAGCCGTTGTGACCAGCAACAACAGTGAAATCTTTTGTAATAGGTAGTTGTAAAAAATTCTCTACATTCATGAGTGCATCATTGCCTTTCCTGTAGTAAGCTTCTTGTTTCTATTATAAAATTACTTGTTCATAAAAAACCATTAGTAATAATGCCAATGGGTATCCACCACAAAAAATCTGCTCATTCAGCGGTATACCGTGAAGTGAGCAGATTTCCAGCACTTATCGTTTAGATATTAGCAAAAATATTTGGTTTTCTATTTCTCTGTGGATTTGTTTGCTCAACAGCATACCCTACATTTAAAATGCGTCCTTCTTTAAAGGCTGGACCAATAATTTGTAGACCTATTGGTAAGTTTCCTTTAAAGCCACAAGGAACCGAAAGGGCAGGTAAGCCTGTTAAGTTGCTAGGGCCTGTAAAGCGGATAATATTATCAATTAAATCTACTTTTTGACCGTTTAACTCTGCAAAATCATCCCCAATTGTACTAGCTACAACAGGTAGGGTAGGGGTAATGAGCACATCTACCACATTAAAAATCTCTGTAAACTCCTGCTTGATTTGACGACGTACCTGTTGAGCCTGCAAGTAATCGACGGCAGAAGGCAATTCGCCAAGCTCAAATAGTAGGCGAATATCGTCACCAAAATCTTGTGGTCTCTTTTGTAAATCTGAATGGTGTATAGCTGCTGCCTCTGAAAGGGACGTCACAAGCTCTGCCCATTCTGCATATTGTAGGGAAGGAATACGTACTACTTCCACTTTTGCTCCTTGGTCTACTAAGCTTTGAATACTTGCTCGAACAGCCTTTTCTACATCAGCATCAACATTTTTAAAGAAATATTCTTCATTGATACCAATCACTAAATCCTTGATATTGCCAGTAAGCTGCTGCACGTAGTTGTCTGTTGGAACATCAATGCAAGTAGGGTCTCGATGATCAAAACCAGCAATGACTTCAAGCAAGCCCGCTGCATCTTTGACTGTCTTAGTCATTGGGCCAATATGATCTAAGCTCCAAGCGAGTGGGTAACAGCCATATTTACTTACACGACCGTGTGTAGGTTTCAAACCAACAATGCCACAAGCAGAGGATGGAATTCGAATGGAGCCTGCTGTATCCGTACCTAGTGAAGCAACACTTGCGCCAGCCGCAACAGCCGCCCCTGAGCCTCCACTTGAACCTCCAGGAATTTTATCTAAATCCCATGGGTTGCGAACAGGGCCGTAATGAGGGTTATTATTGGTAATTCCCCAAGCATACTCATGCATGCTTAATTTTCCAGTGAAAATAACACCAGCGTCACGAAGTTTTTCAACCACTGTCGCATCATAATCAGAAACGAAGTCCTTATGAATTTTTGAGGACATCGTTGTTATTTTATCTTTAAAATACAAGTTGTCCTTTAAGGCCATAGGTATTCCATGATACATACCTTTATAATGACCTTGGAGAATCTCCTGTTCAACTTCTTTTGCCTTTGCTAATGCTTCTTCCCGATAGAAAGCCATATAGGAATTAATTTTAGGCTGACTTTCCTCAGCAAAATCTAAAATAGCTTTCGTTAATTCCACGGGAGATAGCGTCTTTGATGCAAGTAAAGGTGCCAATTCTTCAACAGATTTTAAATGTAAATCAGTTGTCAATGTGATCACCTCCAGGAATACTACGTACGGCGATATCTGCATCATCAATCGCAATACCTTCTAAATTGCTACGAAGTGACTGCATACCTTCCCAGCGTGTTAATAATAGTTCAAGGTGTTCAGGTTTCGGTGTAATTCCTTTGTTCTCCAATAATTGTTGAATAGACAAGCTCATTAACAGGATCCTCCCTTGAATAATTTTTATCTAAATAGGTTTCCCTATTAAGATCGATACAGTAAAAACGCAAAAAAATATAATAGGTAATATAAACCTATTATTACAATCATACACTAATAATAATTTATATCAAATAAATTATTTGTAATCGTTTTAATATTAAGAAATATTTACTAGACAAGTATTTTATTAAATCCTATTGCTGGAACTGGCTCTTTTTACATACGATTCACAGTCTGTTTACAATCAAAGCGTACAATGAACCATAATAACCAATTGAAGAGGTGCGAGAATGGAGTCTGCTGTGGGTCAAAGCATAAAAACGAGTAATATATTTTCTTTTATAAAATATTTATATGGGCAACACCAAAGCAATACGTTATTTATGAAACGTTTAAAAGCATTGAAACAAATTATTCAGCATAATGATTTACATACATACTTTCAACCGATTGTAGATTTACAATCAAAGCAAACAATGGGATTTGAAGCATTAAATCGACCAATACCTTCAACATTATTTAATAGTGTGGATCAGTTTTATGAGTTTGTAGGACAAACAGATTGCGTGTTTTTATTTGAATGTTTTTGTAGAAATCTTTCCTTACAACGTTTCAAGGAACGCTTACACAAAGATTTGGCGAATAAAAACTTTTTAGTATTTCTTAATATACATCCAAATGTTTTATTAGATAAAAAATACCACAGTGGAGAAACGCTACAATTACTAAAGGAGCTTGGTATTAAACCTCAGCAAGTCGTTTTTGAACTAACTGAACGGAGTGCTGTAATAGATTTTGTGGAGTTTGAACGTGTATTATCACATTATCGATCACAGGGCTATCGCATTGCAGTAGATGATGTAGGGTCAGGCTATAATAGTTTGAAGACGCTCATCTATTTAAAGCCAGAATTCATTAAACTAGACCGTTCATTGATTCAATTCATTGACCAAAATAGTGAGCAACAGCAGCTCGTCACATTGTTAATGAAATATGCTGAACAGGTCAATACTAAAATCATCGCTGAAGGGATTGAACGGCAGGAGGAGCTTGATTATTTGCATCGTATTGGCATTCATTATGCACAGGGTTATGCGATAGGAAAGCCCGCAAAAGAAATACATATGGGGAAAATAAGGGTGGGTGACCATGAAGATAGGGGAAGTCATTGAGAAAGTTCCGTGTATTGATGAATTTGTGAAAAATAAAGACGTAGATGTACTTTTTACGAGTAATCCATCATTGCGTAGCGTTGTTGTCGTGCGTGATGAAAAGCCAATTGGACATATTACACGCACACATTTCTATCAAAAAATTGGTACTCGGTATGGCTATCATTTATTAATGGGACGACAAAATCAGCTGATGATGAAGAAAAATCCTTTAATCGTTGATCGTAATACACCAATCACAGAGGTTAGTACATTAGCTATGGCTAGACCTCCTGAGGATTTATATGATGATGTCATCGTCACGAAAAACAATCTATATTATGGCATGGTTAGTATTCGAGAGTTATTGTTAAAGCTTGTTGATACACAGGTAGCCATTGCAAGCTTCCTGAATCCATTAAGTAGTCTTCCTGGCAATAAATTAATTGATGAAAAGTTAGAGGAAGCATTACAGCTATCACAATATAGTTTAATCTATTTTGATTTAGATCATTTTAAATCCTACAATGACACATATGGCTTTAATAAAGGGGATAAAATTTTACGGTATTTAACAGATATACTTAAAAGACATATATGCGGGGTGGAAGATTTTTTAGGACATATTGGTGGAGATGATTTTGTGGCCATTCTCCCGTATTACGAGGTAGAAAAGATATGTCAAAAGATCATAGATGACTTTGATGCCAACATACTTAGTTTTTATGAGTTAGAGGATTTAGCATATGTTCAGGTAGCTAATAGATCAGGAGAACTGGAACCTTTAACATGCACATCCTTATCCATTGCCGTAATTACGAATGAGTATCAGTATTTTGACTCTGTCGAACAATTGTCCAATGCAGTCACGCATGTGAAAAAGCAGTGTAAAAAAATCGCAGGCAGCTGTTACCTCATTAATAAACAACAAACCTACTTTGTCCATTAACATAGTGCTTAATGCTAGATTGTTGGAGCTAATATGTAAAATATATGAAAATTTAAATGAAATTGATATATTTTTTGTTTAAAGGGGAATTAGATGGATTCAAGAAGATTGCACATTTGGCAACCTGTCACTTGCTTAGAAAGAGCCCAAATCGTTAATGCTACATTAAATTATACAGATTTAGGACTATGCTTAACATTAATCGATCGAAACAATACAGAAGTTGATATTATCTATGATAAAATGTCTCCAATTCAAGATTATGTTTGGTCTTTCCGCTATACTGGAGAAATTCCACGATCTGATTTAGTAGACAAAGTCAATGAAGCCTTGACCCAGGAACAACCTATAAATTCTTCTGCAGAATGGTTTTATAAAATGAGCAATTCAGATTATATAGATTGGTTTGACCAACTCCCGTGGATTGGAAGCAAAGAAATTCCGACCGTTGAACATCATATCTACTGCTATAATGACGGTGTCTTTGACATCATTAGTGACTACGAACCAAGATTTGTAATTAGAAATAACGCTTAAAAAGGCTGCCCTTAGACTGTTAGTTTTTAACTGTCTAGGGGCAGTTAATCGTTTGTCACCAAATGTAGTGGCATTGATTAAACTAGCTATATATTTACAAACATTCTTTTCTAAGATTATTCCTGTGCCAGAGGATGATTGTTACGCCATTTTTCGGGGTATAATCCTTAGCAAGAAAGCATTTTGTTATAGGAATTTATTAATCTTAATAAAACATACTTGAATTATAGGGATTATGGGTATATAATTCGATTACATTATTATAAAACATCTTAGGAGGCATTCCATTGTCGAATTTACAAATCATTCTTAACGTAGCAGTGTTGCTTGTGTTCGTTGGAATTTTATATGTTATGAATAAAAAGCACGTTAAGTTTTCTAATCGTGTTTTTGCCGGCTTAGGCTTAGGGATTGTACTTGGTCTTGGACTTCATTTTATTTATGGTCTTGATTCTGAAGTATTAGCCAAAACAACATCTTGGTACAATATTATCGGTACTGGGTATGTGAAACTGCTCCAAATGGTAGCAATGCCATTGATATTTATCTCCATTTTAATTGCCTTTACAAAAATGAAGATTGGCAAAAATTTCGGGAAAATGGCAGCACTTATTTTAGCCATTTTAATCGGTACAACAGCAGTTTCAGCAGCTGTAGGTATTTTTTCTGCAACAGTCTTTGATTTAGATGCAACACAAATTTTACAAGGTGATGCAGAAACTGCACGAGGTCAATACCTTGAAGAAAAAACTACGGGCTTAGCAGCTCCTGATCTACCAACACAAATTATTGAGTTATTCCCAGCAAATCCATTCCTTGATTTAACGGGTGCTCGTTCTACGTCAACAATTGCGGTTGTCATTTTCTCAGCATTCCTTGGTTTTGCTTATTTACGTGTGGCACGTAAGGATGAGGGAACAGCAGCTACAATTAAAAAAGGCTTAGATGCCATCTATGCCCTTGTAATGGGTGTTGTAACAATTGTATTACGCTTAACGCCATACGGAATTCTAGCGATTATGGCTCGTACTGTAGCAACATCAGATTTTGGAGCTATCTACAATTTAGGTAAGTTTGTCATTGCTTCTTATGTAGCACTATTTATTGTTTTAATCGTACACTTATTAATCATTACATTAAGTGGTTTAAATCCATTTACGTATTTGAAAAAATCGGCAGAAACATTATTATTCGCCTTTACATCTCGTTCTAGTGCGGGTACTTTACCGATGAATATTAAAACGCAAACAGGTCGTCTTGGGGTATCTGAGGGGATTGCAAACTTCTCAGGCTCATTCGGATTATCAATCGGTCAAAATGGTTGTGCAGGTGTATATCCTGCGATGTTAGCCATCATGATCGCACCAACAGTCGGCATTAATCCACTTGACCCTGTGTTCATTATTACAGTTATCGCAGTAGTAGCGGTTAGCTCGTTTGGTGTAGCAGGTGTTGGTGGTGGTGCAACATTTGCAGCTATCCTTGTATTATCCGCACTTGATTTACCGATTGCTCTTGCAGGTGTATTAATCTCTGTTGAACCTTTAATTGATATGGGTCGTACAGCGTTAAATGTAAGTGGTTCAATGACAGCTGGTGTTACAACAGCGCGTATTACTAAAGAATTAGATACAGAAATGTATAATAATAAAGAATTAGGTGCTCAAGTAGCAGACCTATAAGATCAACGAAGCCCCTTTAAAGGTAAAACTTTAAAGGGGCTTCATGTTGTTGAAAAAAGATGATGTCAACGGCAGAAAAAGCAACTTTGCAAGGCGAGGGGTTGATTTCCGTTCCGCCAGCGTCCTTTCCAGGGGGCGTCCGATGAGCCGCTTCACTCACTTACGTTCGCTCCAGGGTCTCCTCTGTGACGCTAAATCCCCTAGGAGTGACGCTGGCTCCACTCCAATCAACCATTCTGCAAAGTGTCTTTACTTTTTTCATACTAGCATAGCGATCAAATAGTCCATTATTTGTATTCTTAGAGGGGATAGGATTTTTATTTTCAATGTGGAAAAGTGATGCGTGACATAAAGAGTAGTAAACACCTTCACTTTATTTGAAAACATTTGCTAAAAAGATTACGTTTTCTGGGTTGGAGTGGAAGGCTACTTGACTCCCGTGGGATAGCGAGACACTAAACGGAGCGGTAGCAGAGGAAGCGGCTCGGCGCTCGCTCACAGGAAAGCAAGTAGCCAGCAACGGAAATCCATTTCTACCTTTCAATTGACTGTTTTGTTTTTTAACACTAAGAAGCCCCTTTAAAGGTAAAACTTTAAAGGGGCTTCAGCATTATACGATTTTTACATAAAAATCTTTACCGTTGATTAATTCGGATATCTCAATATTAAAATTTTGTTTATAGTAATCATAAATATTGTAGGCTAAACCGGAGTGTCCATTCAAATAGGTTCCCTTTTTAATCTCTTTACGTGGATTATGAAAATCAAAATATAAGCGTGAATCATGACTCATTGCGTTTAAAATAGCAAGAAATTCTTGTTCTTCAATATGAATTCCCCGTGTATACCGACATTCTCTACGATACGTATCATGTGATACATTTACGGGAGAAGCTTCAAGAATCATTTCAATATGTTTATTCAAATGATGACAGCTCCTTTCAAATTATAGGAAAAAACCATAAGAACAATCAGCTTTTATTAATTCTAGTATATAATTGTCAGAAAATTATATCAATATTTTTCTACCAGTCTTGCTGTTGAATTTCTTCTGCTACTAGTTGTAAGTCATAGGCGGTCACTATTAAAAGAGCATACTCATGGGATTCCATATATTTTTCTGCAAGCCGTTTGATATACTTCGGAGAACCCTCATTTTCTTCATCGTAAATTAATAAAAGTCCATCTGTATTTTGGATAATAAATTTGTCCTTCTCAATAAATTGCCATGGTGCTTCATACGGTTTTTTGGTCACGCTTGTGACAAAATCAGCTTGGGCAATTAATGCTTGATACTTTTCTTTTTTATGATCTTGCCAATTTTTCTCTTGTTCTAAGAAAGGTGTGATCACGGCGTATTTTAAATGCGGGAATTCTTTTTTTAACATTAAAACAACTTCAGCACTCCAAGATTCTACGCCCTGTTGACCGCTGATAATCACCCATTCGAGTCCTTCATCAAGCAGTGTACGTAGACGAGCTTCCAGTGCTTTTTTTATGATGACAATGCCGGGATGTTTATCATTAAAGATACCAAGCTCATGTGGTTTATAGCCAGTAATCATAATACGCTGTAACAACAAAATACCCCCTAAGCTGTCTAGTTGTACTACTAGTATACAGTAAGGGGGCAAATGAAAACGATATTGTTTATGAAAAGGCAAATAGTGTTAAAATTACTGCTACAGCTGCACAAATACCTAAAAACCACCATGAGTCAGTAAAGTCTTCTTTTGTGTCACTATTCATAAAAAATAATTCCTTTCTATTTTGCTTGTGTGATGGGCTTTACTTTACCTGCCCAGACCAAGACCAATTTGTCCATATGCGTAAGAGTGTTTCAAATGGACCACGTTTAAATTTCTTTAAATAGGCAAGGCTGAAAACACATTGCAAGCTATACACAACGATTCCGAAAAGGATTCCACCAAAGACGCCTAATTTACCGTATAAGCCAAGGCCATAGCCATAAAAAACAGTTGTACAAATGATGGTTTGTAGTAAATAATTGGTTAATGATAGTTTGCCAACGCTCTCAAATGCAGGAGCCAGTAGTTGAACTGGACGGGTGTTATAAAGGTATGCTGCGAGGCAAACATAGCCAATTGCTAGTAACTGGGAGCCGCCCGTTAATAAAATAGAAGAAAATGCACTTTTACTTTCTATAAAACTTACACTTTTACATATGAGTCCTATAGGTACAAGGAGAGCACCTAACTTATACCATTTCATTTCCTTGCTCATCTCCACAAATGCTTGCCTTTTAGCGAGCGCCATGCCAAAGAGGAAGAGAGGTGCATAGAACATCGGTGCAAAAATTAATATAATGAAGATGAAGGAAGATTCATCCACTCCTGGTATTTCGGCATTAGCTCGAAAATCAAAAATTTCTAAGTAGCTTCCGTTTGCATAAACATCGTCCGCTTGCTCGATGTATGTGTGTGTCTCCTTTTGTTCTTTTTTAGACGTTTCCATAGAGCCATATGTTAACGCTGTAGTTAAAACAAATAGGATACCAGCCCAAATAAATAAAGTTTTTGGTTTACGATTAATAAATGGGACTAAAAATAACGTCATACAGCCATAAGAAAATAGAATATCGCCTTCCCACAATAAAATAGAATGTAATAAGCCCAGGGCAATTAAACCTGTTGCACGACGCAAAATAGACCAGCGGCTTTTATTCTTTTTTCTGCGGATGGATTCAATTAATTTAATAAGTGAGAAGCCGAATAAAATAGTGAAGATGGGCATAAATGAGCCTTCAATCACAACTTTTACAAAATATAAAGCCCCGTTATCTAAGGTAGAAAGATTTTTTAATTCATCTTTGCCATACATCCCAAATTGGAAGATCAGCAAATTTGCCATTAAGATGCCAAATAAACTAAATCCACGCATTGTATCAATGAAGGTAACACGATTAGTTGTCATTGCGTTTTATCTCCTTAATTGGTTATCTTATACATATAATAATGAGGGAAGCTTATGGTGAAATAATGACTACCTTAAAGTAATCTTAAAAGTAGGTGAGGAAATGCAGGAAGCATCAATTTTAGTGTTAGAGGATGAACGTGCCATTGCTGAAATGATTGAAATCATTTTAAGAAAAGAAGGAATTACCAATATTACATTATGTAACACGATTGAAGAAGCAAAAGATGAAATGAATACTAAAACATTTGACTTTTATCTATTAGATATCATGCTTCCAGATGGAAGTGGGCTGGATATCGCGAATAGTATTCGGGAAAAAAGTGATGCGCCTATTTTTTATTTAACAGCCAAAAGCAGTGATGCAGATAAGCTTCGCGGTTTTATGAATGGCGCAGATGATTATATTACAAAACCATTTAACCCCTTAGAGCTTGTAGCGAGAGTAAAGGTGCAGTTAGTCCGTTATATGAAGAAAAAGAATGTATCAGAAAATCATGTATTTACTTGCAGCCGTTTTACATTTGACATTGACGCAGCAGAAATCGAGGTAGACGGTGTGAAGGAAATAATCAGTGGTCGCTTGTTTCATTTATTAAAATATTTATGTGACAATGCAGGTCAAGTATTATCTAAAGAACAAATATACGAGCGCGTATGGGGAGATTGCTTATTTGATGATAATACTGTGATGGTACATATACGAAAATTACGAGAAAAAATCGAAAAAAATCCTGGAAAGCCAACATGCATTATCACCGTCAGAGGCATTGGCTATAAGCTTGTTGGGGACATTTCTTCATGAAGCCTGCTGGAAAATTAACACTCCGTTTTGTTTCGTATTTCATCATATTCTATCTATTAATCATTTCAGGTTTTATTATAAGTCTGGTGTTTTTTGCTATCTTTATCAATGACCGTGTTGGTGACAACATTCATGTGATGAGCTCCTTTGAAATTGAAGATGATGCAGTTGTAGAGAAAGGGAAGACAATTAAAATTGCTGATTATTTAGTGGAGAGAGCTGAGGAAAATGTAGGACAGCTCTATTTATTTGATCCATCCATGAGGATCGTTGATTATACGGGAGAGACATGCGGACTATGTGGAAAGTCCGATAACGAAATATTGGCATTGAAGCAACCAGGCATGCATACATGGGAACTGCCGAATTACTACTTATTATTTATTCCGAATACGCCTGTCCAACCACTTTTTGAGGAGGCACTTGATAATTGGACGGCAACAGGGGACATTTCAGCTGTAACCCTGCAACGTCTAAAAGATAATAAAGCCAGTGTTGAAATTTATGATGAGCAATGGAATCGGATTGATGTTATAGGCGAGCGGTATGAGAAGCTAAATAAACCGCAATTACTAGAGGAAAAATACGATATTTTCGAGCATGAGGAGCTCAAGCAAAGCGCAGCCTTAGCCAATGATGTGACATTTGTTGTACGAATGCCTAACCCGTCTTATAAGCCATTTGAAGAGCCTTTTAATAAAGCAATGGTACTGTTTGTTTCTATCTTCTTTGGAGGGCATATTATTTTGCTGTTGGGTGTTATCTTTTTGTCTATTAGTATTTCACGTCAATTCGTGCGTCCACTAGTCTATGTTATATCGCGCATTGAGCGACTAACCCAATTCGATTACAGTGAAATTAGTGACAAAAAAATCCATCATAAAAAAACAGGAAAGTTGAAAAGGAAATTTAAATTATTCCAACCTGTTGAGGAGTCACTCAACCACTTATCGGAGAGACTTGATTCAAATGAAAGGCAAATTAAGCACGGAGAGCAATTACGTGAAGAGTGGATAACAGGTTTATCGCATGATTTAAAGACGCCGTTAAGCTCAATCTATGGCTATTCAACGATGCTAGCATCTGAAGATTATGAGTGGACAAAGGATGAGATGCGTATTTTTGCACAGACCATGCAGGAAAAGGCAACCTATATGGATGCACTTATTCAGGATTTAACGTATACGTATCAGTTAAAAAATAAAGCTATACAGCTTGATAAAGTGTTACTTCCGCTAGCAACATGGTTACCACAATTTGCAGACGAACAGGTATGTGTGAAGGTATATGGTGATGTGTTGCTACAAGCAGATGAGCTTTTACTTAAGCGGATAATGGATAATTTAATTACTAATGCGAAAAAGTATACCCCTGAAGGCACCAAGGTGATTGTAGAAGCGCAACATACAGGTAAAGAAGTGATGCTTACCATTGCTGACCAAGGACCTGGCATTCCTCAGGGGGAGCTCGATAATCTATTCGAACGCTATTATCGAGGTACGAATACGACAGACGATATAACAGGTACAGGGCTAGGACTAGCCATCACGAAGCAGCTCATTGATTTACACAATGGCACAATTAGTGTTCGTTCAGGTCAGGACGGGACAATTTTTGTTCTAAAATTTCAATGTCATTAGTGTGGATCTCCTTGCTTTTTTAAGGACTCTGTCATAGAACTTAATCTCATTCAACATAGTAAAGAGGTATCAAAGTGTTCATTTGATACCTTTTTCTTAGTGTTGAAAAACAAAACAGTCAATTGAAAGGTAGAAATGGATTTCCGTTGCAGGCTACTTGCTTTCCTGTGGGCGAGCGTCGAATCGCTTCCTCCGCTACCGCTCCGTTTAGAGTTTTGCCTGTCTCGCAATCCCACGGGAGTCAAGTAGCCTTCCACTCCAATCAACAAAAGTGTTACCTTTTTAGCAAAGGTTTTCAAATAAAGTGAAGGTGTTCACTACTCCTTATGAAGAGGTGTTGTCACGCATCACTTCCCCAATAAGAGCTTATCCCCTCTAAGAATACAGATAATGGGCTATTTGATCGCTACTA encodes:
- a CDS encoding response regulator transcription factor; translated protein: MQEASILVLEDERAIAEMIEIILRKEGITNITLCNTIEEAKDEMNTKTFDFYLLDIMLPDGSGLDIANSIREKSDAPIFYLTAKSSDADKLRGFMNGADDYITKPFNPLELVARVKVQLVRYMKKKNVSENHVFTCSRFTFDIDAAEIEVDGVKEIISGRLFHLLKYLCDNAGQVLSKEQIYERVWGDCLFDDNTVMVHIRKLREKIEKNPGKPTCIITVRGIGYKLVGDISS
- a CDS encoding DUF1273 domain-containing protein; this translates as MITGYKPHELGIFNDKHPGIVIIKKALEARLRTLLDEGLEWVIISGQQGVESWSAEVVLMLKKEFPHLKYAVITPFLEQEKNWQDHKKEKYQALIAQADFVTSVTKKPYEAPWQFIEKDKFIIQNTDGLLLIYDEENEGSPKYIKRLAEKYMESHEYALLIVTAYDLQLVAEEIQQQDW
- a CDS encoding DUF418 domain-containing protein; translated protein: MTTNRVTFIDTMRGFSLFGILMANLLIFQFGMYGKDELKNLSTLDNGALYFVKVVIEGSFMPIFTILFGFSLIKLIESIRRKKNKSRWSILRRATGLIALGLLHSILLWEGDILFSYGCMTLFLVPFINRKPKTLFIWAGILFVLTTALTYGSMETSKKEQKETHTYIEQADDVYANGSYLEIFDFRANAEIPGVDESSFIFIILIFAPMFYAPLFLFGMALAKRQAFVEMSKEMKWYKLGALLVPIGLICKSVSFIESKSAFSSILLTGGSQLLAIGYVCLAAYLYNTRPVQLLAPAFESVGKLSLTNYLLQTIICTTVFYGYGLGLYGKLGVFGGILFGIVVYSLQCVFSLAYLKKFKRGPFETLLRIWTNWSWSGQVK
- a CDS encoding L-cystine transporter; the protein is MSNLQIILNVAVLLVFVGILYVMNKKHVKFSNRVFAGLGLGIVLGLGLHFIYGLDSEVLAKTTSWYNIIGTGYVKLLQMVAMPLIFISILIAFTKMKIGKNFGKMAALILAILIGTTAVSAAVGIFSATVFDLDATQILQGDAETARGQYLEEKTTGLAAPDLPTQIIELFPANPFLDLTGARSTSTIAVVIFSAFLGFAYLRVARKDEGTAATIKKGLDAIYALVMGVVTIVLRLTPYGILAIMARTVATSDFGAIYNLGKFVIASYVALFIVLIVHLLIITLSGLNPFTYLKKSAETLLFAFTSRSSAGTLPMNIKTQTGRLGVSEGIANFSGSFGLSIGQNGCAGVYPAMLAIMIAPTVGINPLDPVFIITVIAVVAVSSFGVAGVGGGATFAAILVLSALDLPIALAGVLISVEPLIDMGRTALNVSGSMTAGVTTARITKELDTEMYNNKELGAQVADL
- a CDS encoding GGDEF domain-containing protein — translated: MKIGEVIEKVPCIDEFVKNKDVDVLFTSNPSLRSVVVVRDEKPIGHITRTHFYQKIGTRYGYHLLMGRQNQLMMKKNPLIVDRNTPITEVSTLAMARPPEDLYDDVIVTKNNLYYGMVSIRELLLKLVDTQVAIASFLNPLSSLPGNKLIDEKLEEALQLSQYSLIYFDLDHFKSYNDTYGFNKGDKILRYLTDILKRHICGVEDFLGHIGGDDFVAILPYYEVEKICQKIIDDFDANILSFYELEDLAYVQVANRSGELEPLTCTSLSIAVITNEYQYFDSVEQLSNAVTHVKKQCKKIAGSCYLINKQQTYFVH
- a CDS encoding amidase; its protein translation is MTTDLHLKSVEELAPLLASKTLSPVELTKAILDFAEESQPKINSYMAFYREEALAKAKEVEQEILQGHYKGMYHGIPMALKDNLYFKDKITTMSSKIHKDFVSDYDATVVEKLRDAGVIFTGKLSMHEYAWGITNNNPHYGPVRNPWDLDKIPGGSSGGSGAAVAAGASVASLGTDTAGSIRIPSSACGIVGLKPTHGRVSKYGCYPLAWSLDHIGPMTKTVKDAAGLLEVIAGFDHRDPTCIDVPTDNYVQQLTGNIKDLVIGINEEYFFKNVDADVEKAVRASIQSLVDQGAKVEVVRIPSLQYAEWAELVTSLSEAAAIHHSDLQKRPQDFGDDIRLLFELGELPSAVDYLQAQQVRRQIKQEFTEIFNVVDVLITPTLPVVASTIGDDFAELNGQKVDLIDNIIRFTGPSNLTGLPALSVPCGFKGNLPIGLQIIGPAFKEGRILNVGYAVEQTNPQRNRKPNIFANI
- a CDS encoding PucR family transcriptional regulator, with amino-acid sequence MNVENFLQLPITKDFTVVAGHNGLHKAVQNVEILDFEFSPDIHHVRDTVFTPNSVVLSSLLFAKQEPEYLLNAVKNLIELGASALAYKPVIFKELPEEVLSYAEQQNFPILRFGGDEFFEKIILETMAYAKTQDYSYFLETILRRLMEEDVTQEQIKSILQQLNKPFERYVFIANLRASDTIHQSWMQSFYSLEPLLKSGLICSYKQSLFIIMTNPSQQFQFEKVLHEWLTLYAISTDTFTFGYSSCYDTQTGFPMALREAFFANIFAGIDMLPSCHYKNLASDCLLIELYRKDATFAMDYVTSFLAPLLDDKADPDLMETAITYIINKGNIKEVAVAQFCHPNTIRYRMAKIRQLVAPIDNDYVFYERLAAAVKLYLLHSKMNSD
- a CDS encoding EAL domain-containing protein yields the protein MESAVGQSIKTSNIFSFIKYLYGQHQSNTLFMKRLKALKQIIQHNDLHTYFQPIVDLQSKQTMGFEALNRPIPSTLFNSVDQFYEFVGQTDCVFLFECFCRNLSLQRFKERLHKDLANKNFLVFLNIHPNVLLDKKYHSGETLQLLKELGIKPQQVVFELTERSAVIDFVEFERVLSHYRSQGYRIAVDDVGSGYNSLKTLIYLKPEFIKLDRSLIQFIDQNSEQQQLVTLLMKYAEQVNTKIIAEGIERQEELDYLHRIGIHYAQGYAIGKPAKEIHMGKIRVGDHEDRGSH